A segment of the Georgenia sp. M64 genome:
GGCCTCGGTCGGGCCGTAGGTGTTCCACAGCTCGCGGCCCGGCCGCCAGAGCCGCTCCGCCAGCTCCGGCGGCACCGCCTCGCCGCCGAAGATGAGCAGCCGCACCGCCTCGAGGGAGTCCTCGGGCCACAGACCCGCGAGGGTCGGCACGGTGGAGACGACGGTGATCTCCCGCTCGACCAGCCACGGTCCGAGCTCGGTGCCCGTGCGCACGAGCGCGCGGGGCGCGGGGACGAGGGTTGCCCCGTGGCGCCACGCGAGCCACATCTCCTCGCACGAGGCGTCGAACGCGACGGACAGGCCCGCCAGCACACGGTCCCCGGGGCCCAGCGGCTCGTCCTGGAGGAAGAGCCGGGCCTCGGCGTCGACGAAGGCGGCGGCGCTGCGGTGCGTGACCGCCACACCCTTGGGCGTGCCGGTGGACCCGGAGGTGAAGATCACCCAGGCGTCGTCGTCGGGTGAGGGGGCGGGCGGGACGTGCCGGCCGGGTGCGACCGGGGCGGGCGCGCCGCCGAGCCGGGTGACCTGGACGTCGTCACCGACCACCGCGACGACGGCCGCCTCGGTGAGCACCAGGTCGGCGCGCTCGTCGGGGTCGTCGGCGTCGACCGGGACGTACGCGGCGCCGGCGTGCATGACGGCCAGGATCGACAGGTACAGCCCGACCGTGCCGGACGTCGCGCGCACCCCGACCCGGTCGCCGGGCCGGACCCCGGCGGCGACGAGCCGCTCGGCCCGCACGGCGACGGCGTCAGCGAGGGCGGCGTAGGTGAGCTCCTCGTCGCCGTCGTCGATCGCGACGACGGTCGGGTGGCGCCGGACGGTCGCGGCGAAGACGTCCACCAGGGTGCGCTCCCGCGGCGCCCGCGACCCCGCGCGGAGGTCGGGCACCGCGGGGGCGCTGGGGGTGCTCACGGCCGGGTCCGTCCTCCAGGTCGCTCGTGGTCCGCCGCGCGGGCGGGTGGACCCGCCCGTGCGGGCGGGTGGACCCGCCCGTGCGGGCGGGTGGACCCGCCGCGCGGGGGAGGCCGGGCCGTCGGCATCGTCTCACGCGGCGGTGACGGAAGCTCCGGGACGCCCGGCAGCCGGGCGGGCGTGCGCGGGCCGGGCCGCGCGCGGTTGCGGAGCCGTGCCGGGCCCCGCAGGCTCGCCACATGGAGAGCGCGGGGAGCACGGGGAGTATGGGGAGCACCGAGGGAACCGAGGGCACGGGGACCGAGAGCGCGTACGACGTCGTCGTGATCGGCGGCGGGTCCACGGGCGAGAACGTGGCCGACCACGCTCACCGTGGCGGACTGAGCGTGGCCCTGGTCGAGTCCCACCTCGTCGGCGGGGAGTGCTCCTACTACGCGTGCATGCCGTCCAAGGCGCTGCTGCGACCGGCTCAGGCCCTCGAGGCCGCACGTCGCGTGGCCGGCGCGGCGGACGCCGTCGGTGAGGTCGACGCCCCTGCGGTGCTCGAGCGCCGGACGAGCTTCACCCACGGCTGGGACGACGCCTCCCAGGTGCGGTGGGCCGACGGCGCGGGGATCGACGTCGTCCGGGGACGGGGCCGGCTCGACGGCGAGCGGCGCGTCGTCGTCACGGGCCCCGACGGCGAACGTGTCCTGACCGCCCGGCACGCCGTCGTCGTGGCCACCGGCTCCGCGCCCGTCCTCCCGCCCGTCGACGGCCTGGCGGGCACCCGGTCCTGGACCACGCGCGAGGCCACGAGCGCGATGGCGGTGCCGCGCCGCCTCGTGGTCGTCGGCGCCGGCGTCGCCGGGACCGAGCTCGCCCAGGCCTTCGCGCGGCTGGGCTCGGCGGTGACGCTCCTGGCCCGCTCCCGGGTGCTGAGCGCGCTGCCGGCCGGCGCGGGGGACGCGGTCGCCGAGGCCCTGGTCCGCGACGGCATCGACGTGCGCACGGGTGCCGCGGTCACCTCCGTGGACCGACCGGCCGGCCCCGACGGCGAGGTGACCGTCCGACTCGAGGGTGGCGGCGAGGTCGTCGCCGACGAGGTCCTCGTCGCGGCCGGGCGCCGCCCCCGTACCGGCGACCTCGGGCTGGCGACCGTCGGCCTGGACCTGGACGACGGCGCCCCGCTCGAGGTCGACGACAGCGGCCGGGTCGGGGCGGTGGCGGGCGGGTGGCTCTACGCCGCGGGCGACGTCACCGGCCGGGCGCCGCTGACCCACCAGGGCAAGTACGCGGCCAGGGCCGTCGGCGTCGCCGTCGCCGCCCGTGCCGCCGGGACACTCGGCGACGACGTCGAGCCGTGGTCCGCCGCCGCGGCGACCGCCGACCACCGCGCCGTCCCCCAGGTGGTCTTCACCGACCCGGGCGTCGCGCACGTCGGCCTCGACGCCGACGCCGCGCGCGAGGCCGGGTTCACGGTGCGCACGGTCGAGGAGGACCTCGGTTCGGTCGCCGGCGCGTCCCTCCACGCCGACGGCTACACCGGCTGGGCCCGGCTCGTCGTCGACGCCGAGCGTGACGTCGTCCTCGGAGCGACGTTCGTCGGCCAGGACGTCGCCGAGCTGCTCCACGCGGCCACGATCGCCGTCGTGGGGGAGGTGCCGCTGTCCCGGCTCCGGCACGCGGTCCCGGCGTACCCCACGATGAGTGAGATCTGGCTGCGGCTGCTGGACCACTGAGGTCCGGGGGACCGGGGAGGAATCGGCGGTTCGGGTCGGTTCCGACGGCTGTCGGCCGCCGGAGCTGCCCCGTCGGTTGCCCCGGGGTAAACCGGGACCCGCCGGGCTGGACCGCGTCCGCGCCGGCCCGGCCGGGGCACCTAACCCAGCATCTCGGCGACGAGGTCGACGTACTGCAGGAGGTGGCGGTCGCTGAGATAGGCCTGACGCACCCGCGCGTGCGCGGTCTCGCCCAGCTGCCGGGCGAGGGCCGGCTCGGCGAGGAGCCGCCCGACGTGGGTCATGAGCTCGGCGAGGTCCCGCGGGTCGGCCACGAGCAGGCCGTTCTCGCCGTCGGTGATCTGGTCCTGGATGCCCCCGACCGCGGTCGCCACGACCGGCTTGCCCTTCCACAGCGCCTCGGCCACGGTGAGGCCGAAGCCCTCGGCGAGGCTCTTCTGGACGACGACGGTGGCGTAGCGCTGGACGGCGTTGACGACGGCGGCGCTCGCGGCCGTGTCGGGCAGGCAGGCCACGTGCACGCGGGCCCGGACGCCGGCCTCGAGCCCGGCCCACATCTGCAGGCACCGCTCGAGCACCTCCTCGCCCTCGGTGTCCTCCGGTCCGACGTCGGCGCCGGCGAGGAGGAGGTGGACGTCCTCCGGCAGCTCCTCGCACGCCTCGTCGAAGGCGATGAGCAGCCCGGTCATGTCCTTGAGGCGGTTCCAGCGCGAGAGCTGGAGCACCACCCGGGCCTCGGTCGGCACCGGACCGCCGGCCCGCACGACCGAGCCCGGACCGCCGGCCCGCACGACCGAGCCCGGACCGTCGGCCCGCGCGCCGGACCCGGGCCCGTCGAGGCCTGTGCTGCCACCGGCACCGGCACCGGCACCGGCACCGGTGAGGATGCCGACCCCGCGCAGGAGCTCACGCGCCTCGGCGTCCTCCAGCGGGCGGTTCTTCGCGGACAGCGGGTCCACGGACGGGGCGATGACGCGGACGGTGACGGCGTCGAGGAAGCCGGGCCGGTAGTCCGCGCGGCTGAACACCGACCGCTCGGCGTGGGCCAGCGACGGCTCGAGGAAAGCCCACCCGGCGTCGGAGACCTCGCCCGCCACGTCGCTGCCGATGTGGCAGCGCCACACCACGTGCGCCCCGCGCGCGGCCAGGCCCGGCGCCAGCCCCGCGGTACCGGGGTCGTGCAGGACGACGACGTCACCGGGGGCGACCTGGCTCCGGATCTCCTCGAGGTTCGCCGCCAGGACCCGGTCGTACATCGCCATCTCGTCGCGGCCGAGGGGCCCGCCGTCGCCCCGGTCGCCGTGGAGGGCGTGGTGGAGGCGGGCGGTGACGAGGCGGAAGTCGGCGTCGCCGTCGACGACGAGCCAGCGCACGTCCACGCCCGCCCCGGCCACGTAGGGCAGGAGGCTGCGCAGCAGCTCACCCACCCCGCCGACCTCGGTGGCCGAGACGTTCCACACCCGCCGGTCGGCGAGGAGCCCGCGGGCGCGGGCGGCCCCTGCCTCGAGCCGGCGGGCGGAGACCTCGTCCAGCGCGGCGACGAGGGTGGCGAGAGGGGTGGCGGCGACGTCGACGGTCCTCATGCCCCGATCAAACTCCGATCGCCCCGGACGCGCGGGGGAACGGACGGAGGAAGCGGGCGCTCACCAACGGCTCGCGACGTCCTCCGCCCAACCGACGAGGCCGTCGACCCGGCGCCGCTCACCGGCGTCGTCGACCACCCAGCCGGTCCAGGTGCCGAAGCTCTGGTACGTGGTGGTGGACAGCACGCCGAGCTTGGTCGTGGCCGAGCGGACGTGGAAGGGCCGGAGCTGCACCTGGACCCGGTCGCCGGTGACGAACCAGGTCGCGCCCCGGTCGGCCGCGTCGTAGGCCCACGAGAGGTCCTCGTTGATGCGGTGGACCCGCCCGTCCAGGACGATGGCGTTCTCGGTGGTGCCGGTCCTGTCCGTCCAACGGCCACCGAGCTGCAGGCCCGTGGTCACGCCGTCGACGAGGCCCGACCCGACGGCGGAGATCCACTCCACGGAGTACGGCCACCGGCCGCGCCCGTAGCCCGCCACCGCCCAGCTCGGGTCGTCACGCTCGACGGTGATCTCCCGCTCGTCCAGCCACATCCGACCCCGCACCGGCAGCGCGACCTGGCGCAGGCTGTACTGGAAGAGCCGGTCGCTCCACGGCACGACGACGCCGAGCGACTCGCGCTCGCGGACCTCCTCGACGACCAGGTCCAGGCGCAGCCGCGGCGCCACGGCGCGCAGCCGCATCCCCTCGGCCACCGGGTCGAACGCCACGGCGAAGGACCCGCTCTGCCCGCGGGCCGGACCGCCGCCGTAGCGGCTGGGCAGGCGCACGTCCCTGGCCAGCGGCACGGTGGCGGTCGAGCCGAGCTGGACGCCGGTGGCCCGGTCGAGGACCCAGACCTCGTGCAGCGCCGCGTAGTTCAGGCTCGAGAGCTGCAGGACGACGCAGTGCTCGGGGGTCTGGACGCTCCAGGAGTCCCACCGCTTGGTCCGCGCCCACGTGGCGGCCCGGCCGAGCGGGTCCCCGGTGCGCAGGTTGGCCCGGTGCAGCGGCGTGCGGGTCCAGCCCACCGCAGCGGGGTTGAGGGCCCCGGAGGGAAGGCAGAGGTCCACCTCGTGGGTGATCTCGGCCACCACCGCACCATCGTCGCGCACCGCCACCCCGCCCGCCCGGCGGACACGCACGAGGGCGGCCAGGACGCGCGGGTACCCTGACCCCGCACCCGACCCGAGCGGAGGAACCATGACTGGCGTGGTCGAGCCGGACACCGTCGCCCACGCGGCCGCCACCCCCGAGGTCCGGCTGCCGTACCGCGAGCTCGGGCTCAAGGACGACGAGTACGAGGAGATCGTCGGCCTGCTCGGCCGGCGCCCCACCGCCGCCGAGCTGGCGATGTACTCGGTCATGTGGTCCGAGCACAGCTCCTACAAGTCGTCCAAGATCCACCTGCGCCAGTTCGGGGAGAAGACCGACGACGCGATGCGCGAGCACCTCCTCGTCGGCATGGGCGAGAACGCCGGCGTCGTGGACATCGGCCAGGGCTGGGCGGTGACCTTCAAGGTCGAGTCGCACAACCACCCCAGCTTCGTCGAGCCGTACCAGGGCGCCGCGACCGGCGTCGGCGGGATCGTCCGCGACATCATCTCGATGGGCGCCCGGCCCGTGGCGGTCATGGACCAGCTCCGGTTCGGCGCGATCGACCACCCCGACACCGCCCGCGTCGTCCACGGCGTCGTCTCCGGCGTCGGCGGCTACGGCAACTGCCTGGGCCTGCCCAACATCGGCGGCGAGGTGGACTTCGACCCCTCCTACCAGGGCAACCCGCTCGTCAACGCCCTGTGCCTGGGCGTGCTGCGCCACGAGGACATCCACCTCGCCAACGCCTCCGGGACGGGCAACAAGGTCGTCCTCTTCGGCGCCCGGACCGGCGGCGACGGCATCGGCGGCGCGTCCATCCTCGCCAGCGAGACCTTCGTGGACGGGATGCCCACCAAGCGGCCGAGCGTCCAGGTGGGCGACCCCTTCATGGAGAAGGTCCTCATCGAGTGCTGCCTCGAGCTCTTCGCGGCGGGCGTCGTCGAGGGCATCCAGGACCTGGGGGCGGCGGGGATCTCCTGCGCCACGTCCGAGCTGGCCTCCAACGGCGACGGCGGCATGCACGTCGACCTGGAGAACGTCCTCCTGCGCGACCCCACGCTCA
Coding sequences within it:
- a CDS encoding NAD(P)/FAD-dependent oxidoreductase: MGSTEGTEGTGTESAYDVVVIGGGSTGENVADHAHRGGLSVALVESHLVGGECSYYACMPSKALLRPAQALEAARRVAGAADAVGEVDAPAVLERRTSFTHGWDDASQVRWADGAGIDVVRGRGRLDGERRVVVTGPDGERVLTARHAVVVATGSAPVLPPVDGLAGTRSWTTREATSAMAVPRRLVVVGAGVAGTELAQAFARLGSAVTLLARSRVLSALPAGAGDAVAEALVRDGIDVRTGAAVTSVDRPAGPDGEVTVRLEGGGEVVADEVLVAAGRRPRTGDLGLATVGLDLDDGAPLEVDDSGRVGAVAGGWLYAAGDVTGRAPLTHQGKYAARAVGVAVAARAAGTLGDDVEPWSAAAATADHRAVPQVVFTDPGVAHVGLDADAAREAGFTVRTVEEDLGSVAGASLHADGYTGWARLVVDAERDVVLGATFVGQDVAELLHAATIAVVGEVPLSRLRHAVPAYPTMSEIWLRLLDH
- a CDS encoding glycosyltransferase; its protein translation is MRTVDVAATPLATLVAALDEVSARRLEAGAARARGLLADRRVWNVSATEVGGVGELLRSLLPYVAGAGVDVRWLVVDGDADFRLVTARLHHALHGDRGDGGPLGRDEMAMYDRVLAANLEEIRSQVAPGDVVVLHDPGTAGLAPGLAARGAHVVWRCHIGSDVAGEVSDAGWAFLEPSLAHAERSVFSRADYRPGFLDAVTVRVIAPSVDPLSAKNRPLEDAEARELLRGVGILTGAGAGAGAGGSTGLDGPGSGARADGPGSVVRAGGPGSVVRAGGPVPTEARVVLQLSRWNRLKDMTGLLIAFDEACEELPEDVHLLLAGADVGPEDTEGEEVLERCLQMWAGLEAGVRARVHVACLPDTAASAAVVNAVQRYATVVVQKSLAEGFGLTVAEALWKGKPVVATAVGGIQDQITDGENGLLVADPRDLAELMTHVGRLLAEPALARQLGETAHARVRQAYLSDRHLLQYVDLVAEMLG
- a CDS encoding DUF2804 domain-containing protein, whose translation is MAEITHEVDLCLPSGALNPAAVGWTRTPLHRANLRTGDPLGRAATWARTKRWDSWSVQTPEHCVVLQLSSLNYAALHEVWVLDRATGVQLGSTATVPLARDVRLPSRYGGGPARGQSGSFAVAFDPVAEGMRLRAVAPRLRLDLVVEEVRERESLGVVVPWSDRLFQYSLRQVALPVRGRMWLDEREITVERDDPSWAVAGYGRGRWPYSVEWISAVGSGLVDGVTTGLQLGGRWTDRTGTTENAIVLDGRVHRINEDLSWAYDAADRGATWFVTGDRVQVQLRPFHVRSATTKLGVLSTTTYQSFGTWTGWVVDDAGERRRVDGLVGWAEDVASRW